CCATGTATCTTAAGTTTatgcattgatcctgtggtacatgatacttgcagttttaatttagtacatacatCTAAAGATCTGACGTAACTAGTATCACAACACAAATTGTCAGGTCTTGaggaaatgttttaatttgtattcaacttataattcattgttacatcacctGTTATGCCAAGGAAATTTtgacatacaaaattaaaatagcaatcATCATGTACCACATGATAAATGTATACAAGATCAAGCCATCATGATCAAGTGAAACTTGATACATGATGCAGAACTTTTACATATGTTCAGTCCCAATCTGTATAATTTTTCTGATTTAGAACAAaactaaacaaattttatttcagagTATTTTCAACCAAATTTTAACAGGTTTTAGTCTCCgacaagttttaataaaaaaaacattcacccAGCAGGTGCTTAAGAATTTGCATCCAGCCGATAAATTTCTTTACTAAATGAACTTAAACACATATTTACTACAGATGCTGAAAAACCACGACCCCTCTATATCCGAACTACCTTTATTAAGCATGTCAAAAACTGTCAACTAACACCTGTAATGAAGCACATTGTTTAACATACTATCCCAAGTCAGTTTGCAGAGTTTAGCATCTACTTTTAAAAAGGCTTTTACTAGTTCTATCCCCAGTACAGTGCAGTTATTAGTCACTGTATTTGTAGTTATGTTGCCAAACTACATTTAATCTTTCTACTAATCAAACTTGGCGGCAAGCATTTTCGAACCCACATGGTAGTTTCATTTTAATTGCAAGCCTGAAGTAATGCAGTATTAATCACGCTGACGGCGAGACACGCACCAGTCTCCATGGGCTCTCCCTCGACGGGCGGCAGATAGTAGTCGATGTACTTCTCCGCGACGGCGGCGGTGTTGTCGAAGCCACTCAGCGCCATGGAGCCGTAGCGAGAGGCCAGCACCTCGTTGGCCTTGGCCAGGCTCAGCTCCTTCAGCGAGAGAGCCTTCGTGGTCCCGTACTCCTTCACCACCGACACCGTGTTGCGGGCCGGCTGCAGCGCCGACGACACGAACGTCTTCGCCGTCTTGTAGATCTGTTCACAGACACGACACATCGGGACTTTGTGGCTTCCTGCTCAATGCAAGCATGAGCTGCCAGAATTACCCAATAATTTACCAACAGTAGAAATGCTACTTTGAGAAATAGTTTAATAGTTAAAACTACTTCCATTAAAAAACTGAAAGGGGTGACAAAGTGTATACATTTTTTGTTTAGCTAAAAATTTGTTAATGTCCTAATCTCTGACTATACTGTAAATCCTCATTATGTGAAAAACCCATTcaatggagaatcctcctcctgtggggaaataccctttcagtggttaagtcccagtcagatgtgcagatttgctagACTTCAGTTCCTTATttaatgttataacttttctggggTAACATTagtggcagaaagcaggatgtttgatggctttcatttgaatatGCCgagaaccaaaataatttaataaaaaaaaaagctgggttaaaaaactttaaaaaatatcttttccAACCATGTCAAAAAGTGGTATGGGGAATAGAGAGTTCTTGGTAATGACCATCAAAAATCACaacagttttaaaatttcattataaacAAAAACAAGTTGCTCATTCCACAAGATAATTTAGAGTTTTACGGCCTCACATTTGCCACCCCACATCTCCAAAATGGTGACTTTCAAAACCAACATTCTAAAAGGATTTCAGAAGAGAACTGTATATACTCCATACCTATGCAAAGACCAATATCCCAATAACTATTCATAACTGGTATGaatttgacattactaaatgttgAAACCAAAACCGCAAAACAGCAAAACTGGAATGAAAACCGGATTCACAGTGCCTTAAACCTACTTAACAAGCATTAAATAGGTCTAACCAAGTACTACTACACTAAAATCTTGCAACATGCTACTCAGAAATTGCATTTCAAACACTACTTCTGTTTCACACATTATTACCAattgtttttacaaaaatatttttgcttcttAAGTAAACcaacaatttacaaaaatctgtatTACCTACTAACAAACATTCAATAGGCTAttcatataaaatgtttaaataatgacttggagataaacttgattttcataaaaaaaatgctttattaaCTGTAATTTCAATGCTACATTATGCATTATCTTCCATTTATTGTACTGTTTTCTATTATTGAACTATTATTTAACTAGCTGACGTATCCTGGCATTATACCCAGGCTCTATGCatcatgattttaaatttaataaaaaacaactTCTTTATATAGTCATTTACAGAAGCTTTATAGAAGCTCGTTGCTTGTTCATCTACATACAACCAGCAAGAGATACATGCTGCCTACAGGGTTATAGGAACTATAGAAAATTTACTTTCCTCACATAAACCAACACAAACTTAATATCCATCTGATTTTTACTATATATtggcaaaacaaaatttttactttcGAAGACTTAAAATGTGGAATGTATTTCAAAAGGCACTAATCAAAACTGAGAAAAATTCCTAAACAATCTTTGCCACTTTAAATAACTGTAAAAAGTTCATTTGCTTAggtcaaatacatttataatatgtaTTCCATATTAATTAGGTTTaaggtagaggtgggttgcagagtatcaattcgctactttgtaactgatacacacctgtatcaagtactgcaaaatagtacactattcaagtatcaagtactttagtatcagtttagaattcacctggaacaccaccacggccaatgtgcacagaacccgatcgcagatgacggtcacttgggcggagcttgtgaatggggagggagcggcacgacaaataagggataaagaagggaaagaacgTAGggtttacgctggtgatgacggcacggaggatgtgtaacctgtaacgagaatgctgatatcTTGtatcctgggaccgctactgctttaggtgatacagaagtatcagctacttgtaaccagtacattactgtatcagtaactggttggaacagataccaaAAATTGCTGTTAACAACCCACATCTAGTTTAAGGGTAGGTATTACGATGTAGCTATGTCGGGGGAGGGAACGCACCTGCTCCGGCTGCTCCTTCACGATGGGCAGCCTCTCCTCCACCAGGTCCAGGCCCTTGCACAGGGTCTGGTCCACGGAGGAGATGGGCTGCTCCAGCCGCCGGGCCAGCGGCGACGCCTGCTGCAGGGCGCGCAGGAAGGAAGCCTCCGCCGCCGACAGGGTCCAGCTCACCACCCCGTTGCAGCCCTTCACCCGGCCGTACAGCCCCGACGACTGGCTCCAGGCCCTCTCCACCACCGGCAGCTTCCACACGCGCTCCACGCACTGCAGGTGGGGCAGCGCCCCGGAGTCGCTGCTCAGCGTGGCCGTCTCTGCCGTCATCTTCCTGTACATGCGCTGTCACGAGCACTGCCCTCAGCTCTCACGCAGTGGTCCACGTACCCCGAC
This genomic window from Bacillus rossius redtenbacheri isolate Brsri chromosome 6, Brsri_v3, whole genome shotgun sequence contains:
- the LOC134533223 gene encoding lipid storage droplets surface-binding protein 2-like isoform X1 encodes the protein MYRKMTAETATLSSDSGALPHLQCVERVWKLPVVERAWSQSSGLYGRVKGCNGVVSWTLSAAEASFLRALQQASPLARRLEQPISSVDQTLCKGLDLVEERLPIVKEQPEQIYKTAKTFVSSALQPARNTVSVVKEYGTTKALSLKELSLAKANEVLASRYGSMALSGFDNTAAVAEKYIDYYLPPVEGEPMETDVPADKGDKVLTSVHTVGRLSMKAARRLYHALSSQVRTLNRENIQEYVRSLAELVHITNYVNALRRTPAIASAPVPAPASAPAPAPTPNSAAPAPAPNSTPAPTSAPNPTPAPSKKHPSGKASPNPADKKEK
- the LOC134533223 gene encoding lipid storage droplets surface-binding protein 2-like isoform X2; the protein is MTAETATLSSDSGALPHLQCVERVWKLPVVERAWSQSSGLYGRVKGCNGVVSWTLSAAEASFLRALQQASPLARRLEQPISSVDQTLCKGLDLVEERLPIVKEQPEQIYKTAKTFVSSALQPARNTVSVVKEYGTTKALSLKELSLAKANEVLASRYGSMALSGFDNTAAVAEKYIDYYLPPVEGEPMETDVPADKGDKVLTSVHTVGRLSMKAARRLYHALSSQVRTLNRENIQEYVRSLAELVHITNYVNALRRTPAIASAPVPAPASAPAPAPTPNSAAPAPAPNSTPAPTSAPNPTPAPSKKHPSGKASPNPADKKEK